The sequence GACGCCGATCTCGCTCTCCAAGAGGAGGAGGCCGAGGATCTGATGGAGGCGATGCAAACCAGTCTCCGGCGCAGAAAAGCCGGTGGCGAGGTCGTGCGCCTAGAACTCAGCGGCGACACCCCCCGCAGGGTTCAACAGCAACTGATAGCTGGCATGGGGGTGGACGCCAATTGGGTGCAACGGGTGGACAGATTCCTCGGGCTCGAGGACCTGATGGCGCTGCACGGGGTCAATGCACCAGCCCTCAAGGACCGCCCCTTCCATGGCTCAACCCCCGCACCCCTACGGGGCTGCCAGTCTCCAGAGGAGGGACGACAAGCTCGCGAAAGCATCTTTACGGCGATTCGACGGGGTGATGTCCTCCTGCACCATCCCTTTGATCGCTTTGAGTCCACGGTGGAGGAGTTCATCCACCAAGCAGCCTGCGATCAGGACGTTCAAGCGATCAAGATCACGCTCTATCGCGTCTCCAAGGATTCCCCGATCATCGCCAGCCTGATTGCTGCGGCGGAACGCGGCAAACAGGTCTTGGCACTCGTCGAACTCAAGGCACGCTTCGACGAAGACAACAACATCCGCTGGGCACGGCAACTGGAGCGCTCAGGGGTGCATGTGGTGTATGGGGTGATCGGCCTCAAGACCCACACCAAAATTGCGCTGGTTATCCGACGCGAGAAAGGAGCGCTTCGGACCTATAGCCACGTCGGTACCGGGAACTACAACTCCAAAACAGCCGCGCTCTACACCGATCTGGGCCTGCTCTCGGCGGATGCCGACTTGGGGCAAGACCTGATAAGCCTGTTCAACTACCTGACCGGCTTCTCCAAACAGAGTGCTTACCGGAAATTGCTCGTGGCGCCGACGACCCTGAGGGAACGGATGCTGGAGCTGATCGAGCGAGAAATCGAGCACGCCTGTGCCGGGCGCCGCTGCGGGATCAAAGCCAAGATGAATGCTCTGGTGGATCAACGCCTGATCGACAAGCTCTACGACGCCTCAAAGGCAGGGGTTCCGGTCGAGCTGATTGTGAGGGGGGCCTGCAGCTGCACCAGCGGAGTCGCCGGGCTGAGTGAGCGGATCAGGATCCGCAGTGTTGTGGGCCGCTTCCTTGAACACTCACGAGTCTTCTGGTTCGAGAACGACAACGCGCCCCAGGTCTGGCTAGGAAGCGCCGATTGGATGCCTCGCAACCTGGACCGCAGGGTGGAGGCCGTCGTACCGATTGAGCAACCCGGCCTGGTGGAACGGCTAGGGGAACTACTGGAGCTCTACATCAAGGACAGCTCTGCGGGCTGGCTACTTCAGGCCAACGGCCGCTACAGGCCGCCCGGGCAAGAAACGCCAGATAACAGCGCCCAAGAGCAGCTGATGCAGAGCAAGAGATGATCAGCCTCGGGGAGCTGGGTCTGATCTGCCTGCGCTTGGGGGCTGTAGCTTTTGGGGGTCCCCAGGCCCATATGGCGCTGCTGCGGGAGACGTTTGTTGAACAACGCCTCTGGGTCAAAGCGGAAGACTTTGAAGAAGGGCTCGCCCTCTGCGAAGCACTGCCGGGACCGGCCTCAAGCCAAATGGCGATCTTTCTGGGCTGGCGCT is a genomic window of Synechococcus sp. A10-1-5-1 containing:
- the ppk1 gene encoding polyphosphate kinase 1, yielding MDVDDVRAKRYINRELSWIAFNQRVLDLALQSKSPLLEQAKFSAIFSNNLDEFFMVRVASLIAQLESNSSRLSIDGSSAAEQLQAIHHQLGPLLKQQHHHLKHRLLPQLEQRGVGILDYPQLSRRQKDWLASYFQAQIQPVLTATRLNTPGKPFPFISSLSLNLAVEIQGSGLGTNELIRLKLPNKNIPRWITLPVALHGERAGALHLCVPLEQVIRNNLRALLPGRRISSISLFRVTRDADLALQEEEAEDLMEAMQTSLRRRKAGGEVVRLELSGDTPRRVQQQLIAGMGVDANWVQRVDRFLGLEDLMALHGVNAPALKDRPFHGSTPAPLRGCQSPEEGRQARESIFTAIRRGDVLLHHPFDRFESTVEEFIHQAACDQDVQAIKITLYRVSKDSPIIASLIAAAERGKQVLALVELKARFDEDNNIRWARQLERSGVHVVYGVIGLKTHTKIALVIRREKGALRTYSHVGTGNYNSKTAALYTDLGLLSADADLGQDLISLFNYLTGFSKQSAYRKLLVAPTTLRERMLELIEREIEHACAGRRCGIKAKMNALVDQRLIDKLYDASKAGVPVELIVRGACSCTSGVAGLSERIRIRSVVGRFLEHSRVFWFENDNAPQVWLGSADWMPRNLDRRVEAVVPIEQPGLVERLGELLELYIKDSSAGWLLQANGRYRPPGQETPDNSAQEQLMQSKR